In the genome of Vanacampus margaritifer isolate UIUO_Vmar chromosome 1, RoL_Vmar_1.0, whole genome shotgun sequence, one region contains:
- the LOC144054046 gene encoding galactose-specific lectin nattectin-like, producing the protein MAFALRSLLLLCGISGLLTGVWSAANSAKGDKSVKVPSCPNGWTRLDDRCFYVVNQSRDFDDAELTCVAIGGNLASILSTVEHAVVLALVDYGTTPTQASWIGYNDIAADTVFVWTDGSTPGFEVFEGGAAPVNDAEDCVVTNTGTDTLFWDDEDCTTEIPFVCVTGLH; encoded by the exons ATGGCATTTGCTCTTCGCTCATTGCTTCTCCTGTGCGGGATCAGTGGACTGTTGACTGGAGTC tgGTCTGCGGCCAATTCAGCCAAAGGTGACAAGTCAGTCAAAG TTCCTTCCTGTCCAAACGGATGGACTCGGTTGGATGACCGCTGTTTCTATGTCGTGAACCAGTCAAGAGACTTTGATGATGCAGAA CTGACCTGCGTAGCAATCGGAGGGAATCTGGCCTCCATTCTAAGTACAGTTGAACATGCGGTAGTTCTCGCACTGGTTGACTATGGGACGACACCAACTCAAGCTTCCTGGATTGGATACAATGACATAGCGGCT GATACAGTCTTTGTGTGGACCGATGGATCAACTCCTGGTTTCGAGGTCTTTGAAGGTGGTGCTGCCCCTGTCAATGATGCTGAGGACTGTGTCGTAACAAATACCGGAACAGATA ctctCTTCTGGGATGACGAGGACTGCACAACGGAGATTCCATTTGTTTGTGTCACTGGACTGCACTAA